ACCGGGAGGTCGAGTTCGGACCCACCGCTCGACTGTCCGACCATCTCCCCGTCGGCGTCGCGGACGTACACGTCGAGTCCCTTCGTCGTCCGGAGCGAGCGCGTCGAGAGAGAAACGACCGTATCGACCGGGAAATAGAACGACTCCGCGTCCGTCTCCCGTGGCGAGACGGCGGCCGGAGCGTGCAGGTCGAACTGCGTGCGCTCGATGGGGTCGGTGATTCGGACCCCGTCGGGTTCGACGAGAGCGGTGAACTCGGGATTCATTGACGAACGAGTAGTCACCGAGATTACTTAATATGCGGTGCAGGTCGGCGAGACCTCCAACGTTTTGACGACCGACTTCGACTACTCCCACATGGCAACCGACCGAGAACGGGCGGACCCCTTCGCGGCGTTCCGGCAGTTCCTCGCGCTGGAGCGCGACGTGCTGGTCCTCTCGCTGGCGATGTTCGCGTTCAGCCTCGGCTTCCAGATGACGGGTCGATACATGGGCCGGTACCTCGAAGTCCTCGGCGCGGAGAGCCTCGTCATCGGACTCTACGGGAGTCTCGGCAACCTCATCGGCGCGGTCTACCCCTATCCGGGCGGCGCGATTTCGGACCGAATCGGCTCCCGGACCGCGCTGACCGCCTTCGGTCTCGCTTCAACGTTCGGCTTTCTGCTGTGGTTTCTCGCCCCCGAGTTCGACCTCCTGCCGATTCCCGTCTGGGCGTGGATTTTCGTCGGTCTCCTACTCGCCCAAGCGTGGAAGTCGTTCGGTCTCGGCGCGACGTTCGCCATCGTCAAACAGAGCGTCCCGCCCGAGGAACTGGCGACCGGGTTCGCCAGCACCGAGACGTTCCGCCGGACCGCGTTCCTGCTGGGTCCCCTCGTCGCGGCGGGACTGCTCGCGGTCTACGAGTTCGAGGTTGGCTTCCGGTACGTGCTTGCGGTCGCGGCCGGGTTCGGTCTGCTCGCCACGCTGGTCCAGCACTTCCTCTACGACGCCAACGAGGACTCCTTGGGCAAGTCCTTCGAGGGCGTCGAACAGGTCGTCTCGGACCTCCGGGAGATGCCCGCGACGCTCCGGCCCCTGCTGGTCGGCGACACGCTCGTCCGCTTCGCCAACGGGATGGTCTACGTCTTCGTCGTCCTCGTGGTGACGAACGTGCTGGAGGTGAGCGCGACCCTTCCAATCGTCGGGTTCCTCGGTCCCGACGCCTTCTTCGGCGTCCTGCTCGCCGTCGAGATGGCCGTCGCGCTACTCGTGATGATTCCCGTCTCGAAGGCCGCCCAGCGGTTCGGTCTCAAGCCGGTCGTCGCGCTCGGGTTCGTCGTCTACGCCGTCTTTCCGGCCCTGCTGGTCAACGCGCCCGAGGGCGGCCTGACCGTCGCCGGAATCGCCCTCTCGGAGACCGCGCTCGTCACGCTCCTGTTCGCGCTCTCGGGTCTCCGGTTCGCGGGACTCCCGGCGCACAAGGCGCTCATCGTCGGCCCGGCCGAGGACGACGCCGGAGGCCGTGTCGTGGGTTCGTACTACCTCGCGCGCAACGCGGTGGTAATCCCGAGCGCCGCTCTCGGCGGGTGGCTGTACGGTCTCTCGCCGGGCGGCCCCCAGTTGGCGTTCGGACTGGCGACGGTAATCGGGTTAGTCGGGACGGGCTACTTCCTGCTCTTCGGGGAGGAGCTTCCGGCGTATCGGTGAGATTGAGGCACCTTCCAAGAACTTATCTTTTTCCGACGAGCTGTCAAACTATGGACCGACGAAAATTCCTCCGAGCAGGCGGCGTCGTCGCCGCATCGTCGCTAGCCGGTTGTACGGGTATGTTGGACGAGAGCCAGTCCGAGAACGACGACACGCAACCCGAGAAGGCGAGCGAACGCCTATCGAGCGCCAACGAGAAGATATCGGCAAACACGGACAAACTGAACGATATCAGCCAGACGTTCGAGAACGACGAGGAACTCCCCAACGAGTTCGACGCCGCGGACGTTGGTTCTCGGATCGAGAAAGCGAACCTGAAACTGGACGAAGCCGAGGAGTACGCGACGGAAGACCAGCAATCGTACATCGATTCTCTTCGAAAGGTGGGAGAGTACCAGACGGCGCTCGCTAAGGCGTTCGAGGACATCGTCGCACTGAATCACAAAATCGACACGATGAACACGTACTTCGACAGCGAGCGATACGACCAAGCACTCGAAGCGATAGATGAGGGTCGGACGCTTCTCTCCAATATTCGGACGCACGTCGGCGACGCCGACAATGCACTTACGTCCGTAGACGCCGACTCGTTTGACGAGAGCGGCAAAATAACGTACGACAGTATCTCGGCCGACCTCTCGATGATCCGGGACCGACTGGACCTCTTGGAATCGACGCTGGACGGATTCGAGCCGATGATAGAGGGAATGCAGGACTTTCTGTCAGCAGCCGAGACGTACGAGAACGAAAACTACGTCGAGGCGGCAGACCAGTTCGCGGAGGCCCAGAGCCACTTCCAGAACTCCGACGAGACGTTCACCGAAATCGAGGACGCTGACACCGCAGTCGGCAGTATCGAGTCCGACATTGCCGAGTTGACCTGCTACACGAGTGCGCTAGTGGACGGAACGCGACTATTTGAGGAGAGCGCGCGCGCCGCCGACAGAGGCGACACGGAACTCGCACAGCAGAAAGCGAGCGGAGCGCAGGACGCGCTCGACGGGTGTAACTTCGGGTGACTCTATCGCCGAGAGTCGAAGTCCCTATCGGCGAACACTCCGACTGCTCCGAGAGCGACCGACCGCAATAGTCGCAGGCGTCGCCCTCGACCACCGCGCCGCAGTCCGGGCAGTCCCCGGTCGGCGACTCGGCGGACCGGTCGCCGAGGGTGGCGCGGCGCGGGACTACCGCTCGGTTCCCGAACCGACGCGCCTTTTATCCGGCCGTCCTAATCTCCGAGCGTGTCCGAAAGCGTCCCCGAGCGACCGCGAGCGAACTTCGTGGCCGCGCTGAACGTCCGGCGAAACGCCATCCGCGGGTTCGGCTTCAGCCTGCTGTTCACCGCGGCGGTGCTGGCGGTGTTCGTCGTCCAACCGGGGACCCGACAGCCGACCCCGTACTATCTGGGGCTGGCGTTCGTCCTCGTCACGTCGCTTGGTGCGCTGGCGACGACGGTGCTGACGCTGATTTCGGCGTATCGGTTGGCGCAGGAGACGGACCTCGATTGAGGAAAACCTCTAAGGGACGAGAGGATAATGGTTCGAACGGAGCGCCGAGGTACCGGCGTTCGAAGCCCGTCGCACCGCTCCTGCCATCCCGGTAAGACGCGGCCCGAACGGGGGACGCGACGTTTCGCGCCCTCGGACAGGTCCCGCGTGGAAACGGGGGCGGAGGCGGGAATCCGTACCGTTTCACTACTGGTCGTCAAGCCACGTAGCGATATCTGTACAGTCTAACGCCTCGAGTCGCCCGACTACGGGTGCAACTCCGTCACTGGTCGGTGGATGGGAATCGCGGTCCCCGAACGAACCGCGGAACCAACACGAAACGCGCTTTCGGAGCGAATCCGCGTATCGCTGTTCGAAGGTCGGCCGTTGCACGTCGCCCTCACTACGTGCGCTAGCAGAGTAGCCCCGTTCCCACCGGCCGTTTCGGGAGTTCGTCGTCGTATCTGCCACCGCTTCGACCGGACCTTCCGGAGAAACACGGGTGGCTACCATCGGGTCCGTCTCCACTTGGTCGGCGACGTTGCCTGCAATGAGGTCGGCCAGCAGGAGGTGTGGATAGTAAAACTCCGACTGCGTACAGTTTACGACCGCAGGGGGAACGATGTCGATTCCCGACGCCGCGTGATAGAGCAAATCCGCTCGGCTTCTGTCGCCATCGACGATAGCAATCGTACCGTCCGTCGGGACGTTCAGTTCGGATAGAAGGATTGCAGAGTGAGTCGCCTCGGCGTATGAAAGCGTCACCTCGTCTTGATCGATGCAGAT
This genomic stretch from Halorussus pelagicus harbors:
- a CDS encoding MFS transporter, whose amino-acid sequence is MATDRERADPFAAFRQFLALERDVLVLSLAMFAFSLGFQMTGRYMGRYLEVLGAESLVIGLYGSLGNLIGAVYPYPGGAISDRIGSRTALTAFGLASTFGFLLWFLAPEFDLLPIPVWAWIFVGLLLAQAWKSFGLGATFAIVKQSVPPEELATGFASTETFRRTAFLLGPLVAAGLLAVYEFEVGFRYVLAVAAGFGLLATLVQHFLYDANEDSLGKSFEGVEQVVSDLREMPATLRPLLVGDTLVRFANGMVYVFVVLVVTNVLEVSATLPIVGFLGPDAFFGVLLAVEMAVALLVMIPVSKAAQRFGLKPVVALGFVVYAVFPALLVNAPEGGLTVAGIALSETALVTLLFALSGLRFAGLPAHKALIVGPAEDDAGGRVVGSYYLARNAVVIPSAALGGWLYGLSPGGPQLAFGLATVIGLVGTGYFLLFGEELPAYR
- a CDS encoding DUF7536 family protein, whose protein sequence is MSESVPERPRANFVAALNVRRNAIRGFGFSLLFTAAVLAVFVVQPGTRQPTPYYLGLAFVLVTSLGALATTVLTLISAYRLAQETDLD